The sequence below is a genomic window from Gouania willdenowi chromosome 12, fGouWil2.1, whole genome shotgun sequence.
ATCCAGAGCCCAAGCTGTGCGTGGAGGTGAGTCTGACTATATCTAGCCGGTACCTCTCAACCTCccgcacaagctcaggctccttcccccaGCGAGATGACGTTCCATGTCCCAACAGCCAGAAGCTGTGGCCGTGGACCGGGCTGCCGAGGCACCCCCCCTCGACCGCCACCCAGTCCTCTCTGCACCCGACCCCTACGGATCCCTCTGCGGGTGGTGGGTCCacaggagggcgggcccacgtcttTTCGGGCTAGGCCCGGCCGGGCCCCGTGGGTAAAGGCCCGACCACCAGGCGCGCGCATTCGAGCCCCAGGCTTGGCTCCAGGGTGGGGCCAAAGCTGCGCCATACCGGGCGACGTCACGGTCCTTGTTTTTATACTGTCCATGAAGGGCCTTCTGAACTGCACTTAGTCTGACCCGTCACCAAGGACCTGTTTGacatgggagaccctaccaggggcaTAATGCCCCAGACAACATAGCTCCTTGGCCATATATATacgaaaccacaaaaaaaatgataaagtgagaaaaaaatgcagaaatctATTGGGATTTTGTTCATTCGGGTTTTTGATTATTGAAATTTTGTCcattgggatttttttcttttgggtaATTGTCCAGTataaattttgttttgtttgtattttgtccATTGGGATTTTTTTGGCGGAGATTTGGTTTATTTAGGACTTTGTCTATTGGGATTTTGACTATTCAGGTTTTtgacttttgacattttgtccAGTGGGGTTTTGTCTATTCTTGCTTTTTTTCAAATGGAATTAGATTTTGTCAGTTGAGATTTTGTTCATTGGAGACTTTGCTCGTCAGGTTTATGTCTAATGGAATTTTGTTTGTTGGGTTTTTGTCCATTGGGATTTTCTCTGTGTATTGAGTTTTTGTCAATTtggattttgtctgtttttttttttttttttttgtttgttttaatcagtTGTGATTTTGTCCCTTgggtttttgtctgtttttggttttgtctattttaattttttgcataGAGAATTTATCTTTagggattttgtttgttttaatttttcacaATGTAAAAATAGGTTATAGATATTTTTCTGAGTGTATTTCTAGTGCTGCTGTCATTGTTATGCATTTatagtaaatgtttttattaaatgtcTAACCTAAAGCTGCACCACAGCGTACAAGCAGCGCAATAATAATTTGAGTGtccgctatataaaattgatgtattacaataataatgataataatattatatgaGTTCTAACTTTATGAGCACTCGTAGTTCGTTGTTTGCTAACCAACCAGTCAAAGACCTCTGATTGTTGTGCTGCTGACACTAAGACGTGAGCAGTAGTGGCTCCATTCTCTCCTGAAGGTTGTCAGATGACAGCTCTTGAGTTTGTGGGAAAATGTCAAAGTTGTGTAAACAGAGACTTGGTCCAACCATTAGTGAACCTGCATTCTGTCATCAGACACAATACATGTGGAGAATAGCAGAGAGCAGAGTGACTGGAGCTCTAAATGGAACTCTGAAGGAGAAGAATACACACAGTGCTCAATGTACTGTATGAGATGCACACGTAGAAGAAATCTTTATGTTGTATATAATTCATTCaagtgctgactcagcagaaaatcttgaataatataaaaaatgaccacaaaatcacatcaaattaaAGGACAAGtaaactaaacaacaacaaaagcatttaaagtgggtgaaaaaccatagaaaatgaaagaaaaacacacattgactccagaaaacatacaaaattacagaaaaaaacacaaaatgagcaaaaaaacacaatatgaggaaaaatatacaaaaccacaacaaaaatgtatgaaatgagagaaaaatgcagaaaactactcccaaaacacactaaatgatgacatgaatacacaacaaaaaattatacaaaacgataaccaaaatgtgcaaaataactgtgaaaaaccccccaaaacaacagtaaaaatataccaaatgacaacaaacatatataaaatgagacaaaaatatacaaaataactgccAAACACCCACAGAATGAGGCCTTTGGTTCTGTCTCCTCCTCCGATACCTGCagcagccatctgtgagtaaagctgtgacatCTGACACCCGCCTGTCAAACAACCCTATAGCTTTGATCAGTCACATTCATCCGTATGTTGCTTCTCCTTTTGATATTTAGCATGTTCTGCCAGCGACGCCCAGATTAGAGTCATTAGAGCACCATAAGCAacaggcggcccgggggccacgtgCGGCCCTCGCTTTaatttttgtgtggcccccaaagtcaaaacacagaataaataaactatacaaaatgacagacaaatacacaaaatagcccaataaacacacaaattgacagaaatatacacaaatcaAAAGGGATATAcccaaaattacaataaaaatacacaagcattaaataaacattgcaTCCAAACAGATTCCAAACTTGTGATTctgtaaataactgtaaataattgtttttttattattctaatCTAAAATGTAAAGTTTAATAATTCCATCTAGACAGAAAGATCCAACAAACCTCatatataagtgtgtgtgtgtgtgtgtgtgtgtgtgtgtgtgtgtgtgtgtgtgtgtgtgtgtgtgtgtgtgtgtgtgtgtgtgtgtgtgtgtgtattgagaTTTAAActggaaacaaaaaacaaaaagacatgcATGTTTTTGAAAATACCACAGCACCATCCAGTGGACACAGGCTGctaatacacacacgcacacacactatactcaataaacaataataatcaaacaaaaataatacacaaacataATTACAATTCAACATTGAACAAAGACCTCGTCATGTTTAATCAACGCTATAATTAACCAAAAGTAGAAAcaatgtttgcatgttctccttgttgcactgtatatactgtaagttcTTGTAAGTCAACATTCCTCAAACAGGGATGGAACTCACTTAGTTATTAGTCCTGATATGATCACACCTGAGAAAACACCTGACACCACCTTTCTCAGTTTACATTCAACTAGAGCGATCCATGAGAGTAATTCATAATTCACTGGATTTGATGCTGCAGAGGGACTATGTGTTACACCGTGTGTTACACTCTATTACTCACCGTGTGTTACACACTGTGTGTTACACTCTATTACTCACCGTGTGTTACACTGTTACTCACCGTGTGTTACACACTGTGTTACACTCTGTGTGTTACACACTGTGTGTTACACTCTATTACTCACCATGTGTTACACTGTTACTCACCGTGTGTTACACTCTGTTACTCACCGTGTGTTACACTCTGTTACTCACCGTGTGTTACACTCTATTACTCACCGTGTGTTACACTATTACTCACCGTGTGTTACACTATTACTCACCGTGTGTTACACTCTATTACTCACCGTGTGTTACACTATTACTCACCGTGTGTTACACTATTACTCACTGTGTGTTACACTCTATTACTCACCGTGTGTTACACTGTTACTCACCGTGTGTTACACTCTATTACTCATTGTGTGTTACACTCTATTACTCATTGTGTGTTACACTCTATTACTCGCCGTGTGTTACATTCTATTACTCACCGTGTGTTACACTCTATTACTCACCGTGTGTTACACTCTGTTACTCACCGTGTGTTACACTCTGTTACTCACCGTGTGTACACTCTATTACTCACCGTGTGTTACACTCTGTTACTCACCGTGTGTTACACTCTATTACTCACCGTGTGTTACACTCTGTTACTCACCGTGTGTTACACTCTATTACTCACCGTGTGTTACACTCTGTTACTCACCGTGTGTTACACTCTATTACTCGCCGTGTGTTACACTCTATTACTCATTGTGTGTTACACTCTATTACTCGCCGTGTGTTACATTCTATTACTCACCGTGTGTTACACTCTATTACTCACCGTGTGTTACACTCTGTTACTCACCGTGTGTTACACTCTGTTACTCACCGTGTGTTACACTCTATTACTCACCGTGTGTTACACTCTGTTACTCACCGTGTGTTACACTCTATTACTCACCGTGTGTTACACTCTGTTACTCACCGTGTGTTACACTCTATTACTCACCGTGTGTTACACTCTGTTACTCACCGTGTGTTACACTCTATTACTCACCGTGTGTTACACTCTATTACTCACCGTGTGTTACACTCTGTTACTCACCGTGTGTTACACTCTATTACTCACCGTGTGTTACACTCTGTTACTCACCGTGTGTTACACTCTATTACTCACCGTGTGTTAcactcataaaacataaaatcaacATATCTACATCAAATGGCATCACGTTTCCTACTCAAGTCTGCATCAACATTATATTGAAAGAATTTTCTGGCTATATCAGAAGTTTcagacaaaaacataaaaatgaaaaaaaaagacctcAGGGCTGAAAACTCAACTTTTCAAACTGCCTATAATTCCTGTCATCGCTCTATGAgccattttatatttatttaattttttagtgATTTTAATCCTTATTAATATGTAGTTCTGTTCTGAAATAATCTGGTAATCATCTAATAGTCGAAAGAAAAGCACTGTAGAATAAAGTACATTAGTAGGATTACTTTTTATTCTAGTTATcaatattatttgtattattattatcactacaCTAACATTCTGTCATTTAACACATTTGAACTCATCAATCTTTTTCTCTCCACCACAGTTTAATATTTTTCCTGCAACTTAAAAAGGTCCTTCAATGActagaatataataataataataataataataataataataataataataataataataataataataataataataaagttataCAGTAATACAGAATCATGCTTTTTTGTTGCATCATTTaagtcaggggttctcaaccttggggtcaggaccccctTTGGCGtggcaagacactgggagggcgtCGCCATTAATGCCTTTAAGAGACTAAGgatatttgagcccatttttgctgacttttgccttttttcttcaactccaccaaacttgccatattttaacctattttcatcattttttcttgtcatgtttttgctccttttaatgtatttttgcaacatttctctcatttgtgacatttctacattttattgtcaattttacaacattcacaatttgtcatgcccattatttgccagtagatgaatgaatgaacacatATCAGGTTCCACTACAAACTTTAGTCACAGTCTGTCACCAGACATTGTGTGATTCATGTGAAAAATAATTCCATAAATTTTTTGGGATCTAAAACCAAAAGCCACTCCTTGCACTCGTCTTAAAcacctttgtgtgtttctgagtgAACCCTGATGTAGTGCCAACTGAAACCATGATAAACTATTTGCTTAATGTCAACACAAAGTTTGATTCTTATCAAAAGTCACTTACTGGACacgtttgtgtgcatgtgtgtgtgtcatagtGATCATAGTAGATTACTGTATTTATAAGGCAGCTTTACTGCAACATGTTTTTAACTGTagattttctctttcttttgcaTTCAAACCAAACATGATCAACGATTGGAATGTTTAAAAATTCTAATTGTTGTTAAAATTCAAAAGATGATATTTCTCTAAAATTGGACAAAGGTACAGAATTGGgtgttttggtaaaaaaaaaaaactttaatggCTCGTTTATAAAACTGTTCTACATGTTTTAGTGCAGTGTTTTTAACAAATGACCAAACagtaaaacagtatttaatgtgaGAAAAGATCATATGAAATGATTTTTAAAGTTAGATTATAgtctaattatatatatatatatatatacagtatatatatatatatatatatatatagagagagagagagagagagactgacaacaaaaacacacaaaatgacaacaaggacAAAATGCATTGACATGAGACAACAGAATGTCtcaaaatgaccataaaaaacCTTGTTCTTTGAGAAGCCAACTCTGATCTAAACCTCTGACACACGTAGAAGCATTCtcatagtgttgtgttcaagaccacactatccgagaccaagacttgcccgagaccagaatgcaccgagaccaagacaagaccaagactttcgggagtcaagaccaagaccgagacaaaccgagaccataaacatttttttttccaatttaaaaaaaatctataaataaaattatggcaaggttcaacagttaaaaaacattctctctttaattttagtttattttaaatacatttgatggacaaaaaaggtgcctgcaaaaaaattaactaaaatattaaaactactattgctactgataaattcacaattattctacatatttgaaaacaagatttttatgtcagctgaatgtacagcaagtgtttaaaagtatttctgccaagaaattatgattcttgattctgattctttgagttgtgcaggtcaacaggtcacagatttaatAAGATAAttctttagtttgaaaaagcctttaaacaggttatttttattaattcacttagttgatatagtttaatttggttgctgtaatataactaggatattcaattaacaaaggtttccaactgtaactgtaaaagtgaaactttctgaaataaaactacaaacaagttgtcatcagtgtaaaaaacatagatctacaagtagatgtgaaactaaataaaacaaaccatggaacagtcatgtgacaaatcaatcaatagttctagttgagaaagattattattattctggatacagtggaaacagaaactataaaaaataattatattgtgaacctgtttatattgtggggaacatattatatacataaatgtaattggagtccaaaggcacaaaaaaaacaccactttaaaaagaaaatagacaaatataaaacctctttacagttatttgactcattctgggcatgtgcaactctgcggcgatgacgcactggtgacgatataaaccaagatggcggcggcccggactacagccgacattatgtaataaagtccttaaaagacatgaatataatgaaaagcagactttcacacggacacacacagacttattaaacacacacagacttattaaacacacacaaacctcagtaaacacggtaaacggaacaggcttcaccgctcggctggcactaggacccagaagcagagtaagtgcgtcccctatccagccttcacaggctgtaacatcatcagtttatcattttaccagttattagagctactgtctttaccagggagataatatttattactggtgattgttttctggagttttactggaaTTTTTACctgtgattagttcatttctcccttgtgctccgtggtccaaactgacaccgtagccacacacatataagtgtgtcacacacgtcactcagtcacattaaggaaggttgtggtcattatacggggtggattaaataatgaataaaggattgttttatcccgttcttctctgtgttattatcacattataaaaaagtttaaaaatagcaggaattagtgctggtctctaacggtcttgacggaaaatcccgagttcgggaagcccgagtccgagacaagaccaagacctttaaaatttggtctcgagaccaagaccggtcttgaccaccacaacactacattCTCAAACACTCAatgacaatcaatcaatcaatctttatgcACGTTACAAAgcaacagagcaacaaaatttcatttcagtttcatcccgtccaagaaacatgaaaatacaatcccatataacatgggaggacaagggCGTCATGTCTACACAAACATCTTGGTGAGTAAGAGACAGCCTCGGGAGCCAATGATGATAAGCGATTTGTTTTAGATTCAAACCAGCACAATTTTGGTAGCCTTGAGTCGTGGTCTCCAACAGCAATCCAACAAAGTGGCCTTAACTAGCATATTATTTCTCCAAGTTGGTTTCAATTCTATGTAATTGTTCCAAAGTAGCCTCCagcttacttttgagtttgttcatcacGAGTCTAAGTATTAAGGGCCCTGCACAATCCATTCTTTTTGTCGACAAAATTTGGTCAATTGAGAGACCAACcgatcatttccatcattttaGTTTTTGGATAGGGGTGTAAAaagaggctcctattagattcacaagacaaaagcagcagcagcagcaagggCAGATAAGGAAGGGAGAGTGAGCAGAGAATGACCACCTTCGTCGAGTGCAggaagaaaaagcatttgacgtCTTATTCAAAAAGTCAGTTGATGTCACTGATCCTTGAGGGTCTTTGGACAGATAAGGTGCAGAGCCACGGACTCGAACAACCTCTGCCTCTCCTGCAGCTTCTCCTCCAAACACTGAACCACTACGGGATCCACGCTGAGGTCGAACTTGTTGGCGAACAAGTGTCCGTAATTGAGCAGCCAGCGCAGCTCCGCGGCCCCGAAGATGCAAACGCTGCGAACGTGTTTTCCGGAGCATGGAGGGTACAGATGCTTCTCCCGGTACTGCCACTTCACCAGCCGGGTCCTGCTCATCAGGCTTGTGATGTCCGGCTGGGAAACGGGAACCTCTCCTGGAACGCCGGGTAGCCGCACCAGCGTGGCCCAGAAGTGCTCGTCGGGGGAGTAAGTGTCCTCGGACCAGGCCAGGAGGTCTCTGACCACCTCTGAGGAGTTCATGTGAAGGACCAACTGGTGGGATAACACAAAGTAGGCGCTCCCAATGAAGATCTGGATCCCATGAGGCGGTTCCGTTTTCACCTGGTCAGTCTTTTTAAGGACAGAGTTTTTGAGCTGGTGGTGGAAGGTGAAACGCTTCTTCTTGGCCTTGGAGGGACGCTTCGTCTCCAACATGTTGGCACCATTTAGATTCTTCAGCTCTGAGACCAGCTCCATGTTGGACCTGAGGGGGAAGTCCTGGCCACACAGGTTGATGACGTACTTCCACTGGACGTCCGACCTCAGGAGGTCAGACAGGCAGTTAAGATCTGCTTTGAGGCGGCTGAAGCTGGCGTAGACCACGTTCTCCAGCTGGCTGGAGATGAAGACGTTGGGCAGACATCGAGCCAAGCCTTTCATGGCTGAGATGAACTGAAGCGGAGACTTCAGATCGTAGTGGATGCAGAAGACGTGAGTGGGTGAATAAAGAGCTCGGATCAGCCTCTCCACCATCCAAGCAGATTTATGGACCACCAGAGAATAGGCAAGAGGAAAAAGCTGCTCCTCCTCAGAGAAGCACACGTTCTCATAACCTCGGATCTTCAAGAAGGACGAACAGTCGGAGGTGAGCTCAGCCAGAGCCTCATCGCTCACCTCCTCCACCACCCGCTGCCTCCTGATCCACAGGGACTTCTCCACTTCCACCAGGTCCATGTCGTAGATTGCTGAGCAGTTAATGGGGTACCTGTGGAGGTTTGTGGTCCTCTGTGCTGCTGAGGACCCAGCACTAGCACTGTAGGTGATGCAGATCCCCAGGAGGAGGCTCAGGATCAGCAGAGAAAACAGCAAGCAGCCGAAGAGCTGCCATCGGGTTCTCAGGAACCAATATCTCCTCCTCATTCTGCGGAGAGACCAGACATGATGTCACATAACGAGAAACaaccagaggtggcaaaagtactattcttcagtactcaagtaaaagtatagatacttgaattaaaaatactctggtaaaagtaaaagtattgaaattgctcccttacttgagtaaaagtgaaaaagtaCATGTGACTAAATGtactgaagtaaaaaaaaaagaaaaatgtaaacaatttaaacaaatgtccattcaataataaaaccaatttaaaccagaaaattccgtcttttatttttctaaagaatttGTAGAAAACATGGAAAtgaattaaatctgttacctttgaacacctggagaatgtAGCACTCATTACAgattacatttgtaaataaaatgtttcaagaaaaaaaaaaatgcaaatgctcaataaaaccctgagcaactttgagtttaacatttaaaaaaacttgaaaatgtttacTATAAAACTAAAGGACCTGATTAACTAACTATCAAACcaccaatttttttcatttagtttcaaGAGAATCAGGTTCTCCAGGTTTGTGGAGACGTGGCCTTTGCAGTTGTTTACGTCTTTTtacgttgtgacgtcatctttgaaggtcttaaaaacaacaagcgcattcttctgttgcacaattcttgtactaaacaacaacaataacacttAAAAACGTATACAAtctacaaaaaaatgataatacagcaaatgacagtaaaaacaaacaaaatgactctaaaaatacacaaaacttcacaataatgtggaaaatatactaaataatagCACAAAAGCACAAGcagtgacaaaaacacacaaattgagagaaatgtgacaccaaaaacacagaaaacgacaaaaagtaataaattcacaacaaaaacaaaccaaaaataaacaaaataaaaatgaaaactaaataagagaaacaaatactaaatgatacaaaaatacacacaaacaacaaaaatgcacaaaatgacagacaaaaactaaatgatacaaaaaacacaaccataaaaatgtacatctacaaaaaaacacacaaacctacaCAGCAAAAATAGACTACTCAAAgacaaaatatactaaatgacagcACAAACGTACAAGCCacgacaaaaatgcacaaaattataacaaaaacatacaaaacgagaGAAATATTCcaaatagacaaaaacaaataaatttacaactaagaaaataaccaaaaatacacaaaatgaaaataaaaacataaaataacagaaaaatatactaaaaaataacaaaaaaatacacaacacaaaagtGCACAAACTGAAAcagaaatttaacaaaaaacacacacaaaatttgagaatatttaccacaaacacaccaaaaacaaaaaaagaaataaattgacatcaaaaacaaaccaaaaatacaccaaattaaaataaaaatacacaaaacaacaaaatatacaaaagttaCAGAAATATTTGCtcattattccaaatgctgaGATAAATGTTTGATGATAATGTGACTCTCAGATCAGAGTTTTGTTGCCCCTACAGTGATAAAAGTTCATCTCTGctctgggagaacatgcaaacgtTGCACAGAGACTATCTTCATGTTGTGATgctactttatattatatttgattATAATGTAGCCTATATTTGACTGTATGTAGTAAATCTGGGTTATTTGCTGGTGAtgggcgctgattgtaaagttgaaaaaataaacagcaactttttgctacatttagcaacaaaccatgtttaaaaaaacgtgTGATTTTTCTTATGttgcttttgaccagatttacagcaatgtttgagaaatgtctgatatttacttttcttgtaaaaaaatattaaatcaaaatctaaatgttcaatattaaatcaaaatctaaatgttcaatattaaatcaaaatctaaatgttcaatattaaatcaaaatctaaatgttcaatattaaatcaaaatctaaatgttataataaataataatacatcagttttatataaCACTTTTTTGGACAGGATCGGGCTATGACAGGGTGGGATGGCCACACATTAtgtctaaatgttacatttatatagaaatgttaaatctaaatgtggagTGCAATCACTCCATGAATAGGCTGCGGATAATGATCTTCGTGTGATATTTTATGCTGGTACTTCTggtaaatttgcatattagctaaatgtttagtatcacctgagatttaacatttaaaatttaacatttagatttaacattttaaattaaacatttagatttaacatttagattttacatttaaaatttaacatttagatttaacatttaaaattttacatttagatttaacatttaaaatttaacatttagattttacatttaaaatttaacatttagattttacatttaaaatttaacatttagattttacatttaaaatttaacatttagatttaacatttaaaatttaacatttaacatttagacttaaatctaacatttagattgacatattttttgACAAGAAAGGTGAATATCAGAAATTTCTCAAACATTGCAGTAAATCTGATCTAAAGCAAATTAGGAAAAATCACAGTTTGTTGCAtaaagttgctgtttttttttagcttcaacATTCAAATCGATCACGTGTTTTTTCTCAccttatttctttttatttctcaagAAGACGTCCTGAAGGAAACTTAGATCCCAGTTTGAATGTTTTCCCAGTGGTAGCTTTGGGTTAAGGTTTAAATGTAGTCAGTGGAAAAGCGCACGCATTTTGCACAAGCATGAAGTGACCAGACCAGGATGACCTCCAACCTCCAACCTCCGAGTCTAAGCTTCATGACGTGAACTCTTCATCCAAACTGATGTTAAACTCCTTCAAAGTTCTCCCATGCTCCTCTGAGTGGCTGCGGCTCATTGGAAGCAGATGAGAACAGAGCGCGTGCATTTCATTACTCATTGGTCGAGCCTTTGCCTTTGTTCCTTTGAGTAACAAAGGCAATAATGCACTTTTGGCTCTGATCCAATGATTATTATACACACGGTGTCTGTTTTTCTCCCAACATCTCACTGTCAACCAAGGAAGTAAATAGACTAAGTAGTTAATACTCAAAGTTAGAAAAAGTTCTACGAACTTAattatgtcaggttggtgcaACATGTTCCTTTTTGAGTAACTTTAATAGTTTTTGAGTAAACTGAagtatatttgtttatagtaagcataacttaaaaacatATCTTAAGTACAACTTAATGGAATTAAGTAATTACACGCTAAGAATGATAAAATactgttatttctgttgtttcaatATAGGGATTATTTAGAAATAAACCTAATTTATAGCACAGGctaaaacacaattaaatttcaaagatagatagattcctttattgtcattcaacatAACAGAGATGCACTG
It includes:
- the LOC114473599 gene encoding beta-1,3-galactosyl-O-glycosyl-glycoprotein beta-1,6-N-acetylglucosaminyltransferase 4-like, which translates into the protein MRRRYWFLRTRWQLFGCLLFSLLILSLLLGICITYSASAGSSAAQRTTNLHRYPINCSAIYDMDLVEVEKSLWIRRQRVVEEVSDEALAELTSDCSSFLKIRGYENVCFSEEEQLFPLAYSLVVHKSAWMVERLIRALYSPTHVFCIHYDLKSPLQFISAMKGLARCLPNVFISSQLENVVYASFSRLKADLNCLSDLLRSDVQWKYVINLCGQDFPLRSNMELVSELKNLNGANMLETKRPSKAKKKRFTFHHQLKNSVLKKTDQVKTEPPHGIQIFIGSAYFVLSHQLVLHMNSSEVVRDLLAWSEDTYSPDEHFWATLVRLPGVPGEVPVSQPDITSLMSRTRLVKWQYREKHLYPPCSGKHVRSVCIFGAAELRWLLNYGHLFANKFDLSVDPVVVQCLEEKLQERQRLFESVALHLICPKTLKDQ